The following coding sequences lie in one Saccharopolyspora hordei genomic window:
- a CDS encoding MarR family winged helix-turn-helix transcriptional regulator has translation MARAKPCSDPAPDDVDAVTDAVLTASRLLVAVSARSLAAVENSLTLPQFRLLVVLFHAGPLKLAALAETLGVNPSTVTRMIDRLVGTELVDRRPNPASRRENVVALTQNGVDVVAEVTARRRSEIARIVKRMPAAARRGLVGALAAFAEAGGELPGVGPACRTISAQWV, from the coding sequence ATGGCCCGAGCGAAGCCCTGCAGCGATCCGGCTCCCGACGACGTGGACGCGGTCACCGACGCCGTGCTGACGGCGTCGCGACTGCTGGTCGCCGTGTCGGCGCGTTCCCTCGCCGCGGTCGAGAACTCGTTGACGCTGCCGCAGTTCCGGTTGCTGGTGGTGCTGTTCCACGCGGGCCCGCTCAAGCTGGCCGCGCTGGCCGAGACGCTCGGGGTCAACCCGTCCACCGTGACCCGCATGATCGACCGCCTCGTCGGCACCGAGCTGGTCGACCGGCGGCCGAACCCGGCTTCGCGCCGGGAGAACGTGGTGGCGCTGACGCAGAACGGCGTCGACGTGGTGGCGGAGGTCACGGCGCGGCGCCGGTCGGAGATCGCGCGGATCGTGAAGCGGATGCCGGCGGCCGCGCGCCGCGGGCTGGTCGGCGCGCTGGCCGCCTTCGCCGAGGCCGGCGGGGAGCTGCCGGGCGTCGGCCCGGCCTGCCGCACGATCAGCGCGCAGTGGGTCTAG
- a CDS encoding Lrp/AsnC ligand binding domain-containing protein: MEGDYELDDLDLDLVSALQEAPRAPINTLAEAVGSSPSTVGRRLQRLHAERLLRVIGALDWALISEHHPRHVWITTEPGRLQDVARRLAEFPEAQYVAMTTGRADVYCTVRPLRRDTVKDLLTHRIPSVPGVVSTQSDLVLKPFGRAEAWRLDRLDDAQRSLLAPHRIEHRDPEAPQPLSGQEREAARLLHADARLTSSELSRALGVSQSTAHRLITGLLERQVVRPRVEVEPALLGFHLEVTLSLSTEPGSTEAVGLALGRHPSARYVSMVAGNATVIHQGVFRGEEHLAEFLSGDLAALPGIRSVEVSVVLDVLRRYWITRTGTRLGEANLPLGAG, from the coding sequence GTGGAGGGTGACTACGAGCTCGACGACCTGGACCTGGACCTGGTGTCCGCGTTGCAGGAGGCGCCGCGCGCACCGATCAACACGCTCGCCGAGGCGGTGGGCAGCTCGCCCAGCACGGTGGGCCGCCGGTTGCAGCGGCTGCACGCCGAGCGGCTGCTGCGGGTGATCGGGGCGCTGGACTGGGCGCTGATCTCCGAGCACCACCCGCGGCACGTCTGGATCACCACCGAGCCCGGGCGGTTGCAGGACGTCGCCCGCCGGCTGGCCGAGTTCCCCGAGGCCCAGTACGTCGCGATGACCACCGGCCGCGCGGACGTGTACTGCACCGTCCGCCCGTTGCGGCGCGACACGGTCAAGGACCTGCTCACGCACCGCATCCCCTCGGTGCCGGGGGTGGTGTCGACGCAGTCCGACCTGGTGCTCAAGCCCTTCGGTCGCGCGGAGGCCTGGCGCTTGGACCGGCTCGACGACGCCCAGCGCTCGCTCCTCGCGCCGCACCGCATCGAGCACCGGGATCCCGAAGCCCCGCAACCGCTTTCCGGCCAGGAGCGGGAGGCGGCCCGGCTGCTGCACGCCGATGCGCGGCTGACGTCGAGCGAGCTGTCCCGGGCGCTGGGCGTGAGCCAGTCCACCGCGCACCGGCTGATCACCGGGCTCCTGGAGCGGCAGGTCGTCCGCCCGCGGGTGGAGGTGGAGCCCGCGCTGCTGGGCTTCCACCTGGAGGTGACGTTGTCGCTGTCCACCGAGCCCGGCTCGACCGAGGCGGTCGGGCTCGCGCTCGGGCGGCACCCGTCCGCCCGCTACGTCTCGATGGTCGCCGGCAACGCGACCGTGATCCACCAGGGCGTGTTCCGCGGCGAGGAGCACCTCGCCGAGTTCCTGTCCGGCGACCTGGCGGCCCTGCCCGGCATCCGGTCGGTGGAGGTGTCGGTCGTCCTGGACGTGCTGCGCCGCTACTGGATCACCCGCACGGGAACCCGCCTGGGAGAGGCGAATCTCCCGCTGGGCGCGGGGTGA
- a CDS encoding AbgT family transporter: protein MSLLLGFLRGVERFGNKLPHPFWLFTIMAVLVVALSAVLSALGVSAVSPVDGETIQVTSLLTADGVATIIGDAVDNFAQFPPLALIIVVMLGVSVAEQSGLLNAMLRGSVTRVPAKYLTFVVALTGISGSVASDAAYVVLIPLGALVFKAVGRSPILGLVVAFGSISAGYNASLLLTPTDAILAGLTTSAAHFIDPGYVVTPLANYFFSICSAIVLAVVITLVTEFVLTKRTEGMVADGDGPDEQLGEMELSPAERRGLRNAGLALLVVVALLVVALAPAGSPFRGEDGGILNSPVITGIAYLLGVVFALTGAVFGRTTGSLARARELPAAMAKGVVDLAPVVVLFFAASQFLAFFKWTHIGEVLAIHGAALLQSAGVHPLVLFLGLIVLVTCINLVITSGSAQWALVGPVVVPMLMLLDVSPETTQAVYRIGDSATNLISPMSPYFAMALGMLQRYRKDAGIGTLMSMTLPISFVVLVSWTLLFMAWWGLGIPLGPGAPVR, encoded by the coding sequence ATGTCGCTGCTGCTGGGCTTCTTGCGCGGTGTCGAACGCTTCGGCAACAAGCTGCCCCACCCGTTCTGGCTGTTCACGATCATGGCCGTGCTGGTGGTGGCGCTCAGCGCGGTGCTCAGCGCGCTCGGCGTCTCCGCGGTGTCCCCCGTGGACGGCGAGACGATCCAGGTCACGAGCCTGCTCACCGCCGACGGCGTGGCCACCATCATCGGTGACGCGGTGGACAACTTCGCGCAGTTCCCGCCGCTGGCGCTGATCATCGTGGTGATGCTGGGCGTCTCGGTGGCCGAGCAGAGCGGCCTGCTCAACGCGATGCTGCGCGGCAGCGTCACCCGCGTCCCGGCGAAGTACCTGACGTTCGTCGTCGCGTTGACCGGCATCAGCGGCAGCGTCGCCTCCGACGCCGCCTACGTGGTGCTGATCCCGCTGGGCGCGCTGGTGTTCAAGGCGGTCGGCCGCAGCCCGATCCTGGGCCTGGTGGTCGCCTTCGGGTCGATCTCGGCCGGCTACAACGCCTCGCTGCTGCTCACCCCGACCGACGCGATCCTGGCCGGGCTGACCACCTCGGCCGCGCACTTCATCGACCCGGGCTACGTGGTGACGCCGCTGGCCAACTACTTCTTCTCGATCTGCTCGGCGATCGTCCTGGCGGTGGTGATCACGCTGGTCACCGAGTTCGTGCTCACCAAGCGCACCGAGGGCATGGTCGCCGACGGTGACGGCCCGGACGAACAGCTCGGCGAGATGGAGCTCAGCCCGGCCGAGCGGCGCGGCCTGCGCAACGCCGGCCTGGCGCTGCTCGTCGTGGTGGCACTGCTGGTGGTCGCGCTCGCCCCGGCCGGCTCGCCGTTCCGCGGCGAGGACGGCGGCATCCTCAACTCGCCGGTCATCACCGGCATCGCGTACCTGCTCGGCGTGGTGTTCGCGCTGACCGGCGCGGTGTTCGGTCGCACCACCGGCAGCCTCGCCCGCGCCCGGGAGCTCCCCGCTGCGATGGCCAAGGGCGTCGTCGACCTGGCACCGGTGGTGGTGCTGTTCTTCGCCGCCAGCCAGTTCCTGGCCTTCTTCAAGTGGACCCACATCGGGGAGGTCCTGGCCATCCACGGCGCGGCGCTGCTGCAGTCGGCCGGCGTGCACCCGCTGGTGCTGTTCCTCGGTCTGATCGTCCTGGTCACCTGCATCAACCTGGTGATCACCAGCGGTTCGGCGCAGTGGGCACTGGTCGGCCCGGTCGTGGTGCCGATGCTGATGCTGCTCGACGTGTCACCCGAGACGACGCAGGCGGTCTACCGGATCGGGGACTCGGCGACCAACCTGATCAGCCCGATGAGCCCGTACTTCGCGATGGCCCTGGGGATGCTGCAGCGCTACCGCAAGGACGCCGGGATCGGCACCTTGATGTCGATGACGCTGCCGATCTCCTTCGTGGTGCTGGTCAGCTGGACGCTGCTGTTCATGGCCTGGTGGGGGCTCGGCATCCCGCTCGGCCCGGGCGCTCCGGTGCGCTGA
- a CDS encoding M20 family metallopeptidase, whose translation MTTKLVARAEQELPGVLADLRRLVEHETPSSDKQALDAGLDDIERWLTERLGEPAARQRHDNGARGDVLDVTYPGTAEGTVLLLCHYDTVWPVGTLADWPFTVDGDRITAPGCLDMKLGLVHGVWALRLLRELDVPHPSVRFLLNGDEEIGSLASRPYIEQACTEATATLVLEPSREGKAKVRRKGLGLFDLTVHGVESHAGLDPTAGASAIHAIAELVPRITALAAPERGTTINVGRISGGTGRNVVAGRATCEIDIRIQDPAEMDRIDAGFRALSVADERIRVELTGSWNRPPMNPNALSEKLFEHAQAAAQEHGRVLEGTSVGGVSDANFVSALGKPVLDGLGAVGAGPHSRDEHVVPSESPGQIATLATLISRLRDF comes from the coding sequence GTGACGACGAAGCTGGTGGCGCGGGCGGAGCAGGAGCTCCCCGGAGTGCTCGCGGACCTCCGTCGGTTGGTGGAGCACGAAACGCCCAGCAGCGACAAGCAGGCGCTGGACGCCGGGCTGGACGACATCGAGCGGTGGCTCACCGAACGCCTCGGCGAGCCGGCTGCCCGGCAGCGCCACGACAACGGCGCGCGCGGCGACGTCCTCGACGTCACCTACCCCGGGACCGCCGAGGGGACGGTCCTGCTGCTGTGCCACTACGACACGGTGTGGCCGGTGGGCACGCTCGCGGACTGGCCCTTCACCGTCGACGGTGACCGCATCACCGCCCCCGGATGCCTGGACATGAAGCTCGGCCTCGTGCACGGCGTGTGGGCCTTGCGCCTGCTGCGCGAGCTCGACGTCCCGCACCCGTCGGTGCGGTTCCTGCTCAACGGCGACGAGGAGATCGGCAGCCTCGCGTCGCGCCCGTACATCGAGCAGGCGTGCACGGAGGCGACCGCCACGCTCGTGCTGGAACCCAGCCGCGAGGGCAAGGCCAAGGTCCGCCGCAAGGGCCTGGGCCTGTTCGACCTGACGGTGCACGGCGTCGAGTCGCACGCGGGGCTCGACCCCACGGCGGGCGCCAGCGCCATCCACGCGATCGCCGAGCTGGTCCCGCGGATCACCGCCCTGGCGGCGCCGGAGCGCGGCACCACGATCAACGTCGGCCGGATCAGCGGCGGCACCGGCCGCAACGTGGTGGCCGGCCGGGCGACCTGCGAGATCGACATCCGCATCCAGGACCCGGCCGAGATGGACCGCATCGACGCCGGGTTCCGCGCGCTGTCGGTGGCCGACGAGCGCATCCGGGTGGAGCTCACCGGCAGCTGGAACCGCCCGCCGATGAACCCCAACGCGCTGTCGGAGAAGCTGTTCGAGCACGCCCAGGCGGCCGCGCAGGAGCACGGCCGGGTCCTGGAGGGCACCTCGGTGGGCGGCGTGAGCGACGCGAACTTCGTGTCCGCGCTCGGCAAGCCGGTCCTCGACGGCCTCGGCGCGGTCGGGGCCGGCCCGCACTCCCGCGACGAGCACGTGGTCCCGAGCGAGTCCCCCGGCCAGATCGCCACCCTCGCCACCCTGATCAGCAGGCTCCGCGACTTCTGA
- a CDS encoding FUSC family protein yields the protein MPLSVLTRNLRDTFRLRLGGPLLWPAGRTLLSLALPLGVLLAAERMDLLPGAVFGSLTSVHCRTEPHPKQPRTLGVVAVGMAASVTVGVLIAAFAGGPWHEPLAMLATALVGAIGTVASTAVKTGPPGGLIFAFATGACSHLPLHPADVPTHVLTVVLSSAFAWTVTVTGTAVLGLRPHRRVVAAALDATAAALDDRADLALRHRAAVAVANAWDSVAFLGRRDSPQHRDLVHAVQVCEELLAPDGPRVEPAEVRFAAARLRAGRSSTVPREEGAADPVPPTRVSRWWTIRDLIRAALRPHRVQSWLLPYAARVGLAALLAGAAANLLGIPQAYWAAVSAVSILQATSLATSVPRLLQRVSGTVVGVLVAVAVLHADPSLWVLVLLLAALQWGAEMTVTVNYAFGLAFATPVALLVSAISAPTDPDVLGWNRFWATLLGAAIAVAVAWALPNRAWLSRVHTALERVRALSAARPVPREELRSALVELHEAHDVAAGEVPPSRLPTEELREVSQHAYALLDTAPLRR from the coding sequence GTGCCGCTCTCCGTGCTGACGCGAAACCTCCGGGACACCTTCCGCCTCCGCCTCGGCGGCCCCCTGCTCTGGCCCGCTGGACGCACCCTGCTGTCCCTGGCCCTCCCGCTGGGGGTGCTGCTGGCCGCGGAGCGGATGGACCTGCTGCCCGGCGCCGTGTTCGGCTCGCTGACCAGCGTGCACTGCCGCACCGAGCCGCACCCGAAGCAGCCGCGCACGCTGGGCGTGGTGGCGGTCGGGATGGCGGCGTCGGTCACCGTCGGCGTGCTCATCGCCGCGTTCGCCGGCGGACCGTGGCACGAACCGCTGGCGATGCTGGCCACCGCCCTGGTCGGCGCGATCGGCACGGTCGCCTCCACCGCCGTGAAGACCGGGCCGCCCGGCGGGCTGATCTTCGCGTTCGCCACCGGCGCCTGCTCGCACCTGCCGCTGCACCCCGCCGACGTCCCGACGCACGTGCTCACCGTCGTGCTGTCGAGCGCGTTCGCGTGGACGGTGACCGTCACCGGCACCGCCGTGCTGGGACTCCGGCCGCACCGGCGCGTGGTGGCCGCGGCCCTCGACGCCACCGCCGCCGCGCTCGACGACCGCGCGGACCTCGCGCTGCGGCACCGCGCCGCGGTCGCGGTGGCGAACGCCTGGGACAGCGTCGCCTTCCTCGGCCGCCGCGACTCCCCGCAGCACCGCGACCTGGTGCACGCCGTCCAGGTCTGCGAGGAGCTGCTGGCTCCCGACGGTCCGCGGGTGGAGCCCGCCGAGGTCCGCTTCGCCGCGGCGAGGCTCCGCGCCGGGCGCTCCTCCACGGTGCCGCGCGAGGAGGGCGCCGCGGACCCGGTCCCGCCGACCCGGGTGTCGCGCTGGTGGACCATCCGCGACCTGATCCGCGCCGCGCTCCGGCCGCACCGGGTGCAGTCCTGGCTGCTGCCGTACGCGGCGCGCGTCGGCCTCGCCGCGCTGCTCGCCGGCGCGGCCGCGAACCTCCTCGGCATCCCGCAGGCGTACTGGGCGGCGGTGTCGGCGGTGTCGATCCTGCAGGCGACCAGCCTCGCGACCTCGGTGCCCCGGCTGCTGCAACGCGTCTCCGGCACCGTCGTCGGCGTGCTCGTCGCGGTGGCCGTGCTGCACGCCGATCCGTCGCTGTGGGTGCTGGTCCTGCTGCTGGCGGCACTGCAGTGGGGCGCGGAGATGACCGTCACCGTCAACTACGCCTTCGGCCTGGCCTTCGCCACGCCGGTGGCGCTGCTGGTCAGCGCGATCTCCGCGCCCACCGACCCGGACGTGCTGGGGTGGAACCGGTTCTGGGCGACGTTGCTGGGCGCCGCGATCGCCGTCGCCGTGGCCTGGGCGCTGCCGAACCGGGCGTGGCTGTCCCGCGTGCACACCGCGCTGGAGCGGGTGCGGGCGTTGAGCGCCGCCCGCCCGGTGCCGCGCGAAGAGCTGCGCTCGGCCCTGGTCGAGCTGCACGAGGCCCACGACGTCGCCGCAGGCGAGGTGCCCCCGTCCCGGCTCCCCACCGAGGAGCTGCGGGAGGTGTCCCAGCACGCCTACGCGCTGCTCGACACCGCCCCGCTGCGCCGCTGA
- a CDS encoding LacI family DNA-binding transcriptional regulator codes for MTSTRATLQQVAERAGVSLASTSRALHGSGASKAMVERVRAAAAELGYSVDAIGRSLRMGKTFQIAFAVADIGNPVYVEMMRGIHEVLAPHGYRVVVMTTGDTAASTADLVRSLSGGFVDGMILIPLRTDDELIEEIRRAPVPMVVIGRALSEHGISSVSVDSGAGIAEAVRHVHALGRRRIGFLNGPLDTTPGASRQRGFDAVVGAEGFSAERVQVEIADDFTVAAGFEAGRRLLAGSSSPSDRLDAVVAANDLLAIGVLRAARELGLATPQDLAVTGMDDTELGQVYLPRLTSVSLGSAERGRTAARLVLELADDPDTPAQQVAFEPELIVRESTVDGGGR; via the coding sequence ATGACGTCGACACGGGCCACGCTGCAACAGGTGGCCGAGCGCGCGGGGGTGTCACTGGCCTCCACCTCCCGCGCCCTCCACGGGAGCGGGGCGAGCAAGGCGATGGTCGAGCGCGTCCGCGCGGCCGCGGCCGAACTCGGCTACAGCGTGGACGCCATCGGGCGTTCGCTGCGGATGGGCAAGACCTTCCAGATCGCCTTCGCGGTCGCCGACATCGGCAACCCGGTCTACGTGGAGATGATGCGCGGCATCCACGAGGTGCTCGCCCCGCACGGCTACCGGGTCGTGGTCATGACGACCGGCGACACCGCGGCCTCCACGGCCGACCTGGTGCGCAGCCTGAGCGGCGGGTTCGTCGACGGGATGATCCTGATCCCGCTGCGCACGGACGACGAGCTGATCGAGGAGATCCGGCGGGCCCCGGTGCCGATGGTGGTCATCGGGCGCGCGTTGAGCGAACACGGGATCAGCTCGGTGTCCGTCGACTCCGGGGCGGGCATCGCCGAGGCGGTCCGGCACGTCCACGCCCTCGGGCGCCGCCGCATCGGCTTCCTCAACGGCCCGCTCGACACGACGCCGGGCGCCTCCCGCCAGCGCGGGTTCGACGCGGTGGTCGGTGCCGAGGGCTTCTCGGCCGAGCGGGTGCAGGTCGAGATCGCCGACGACTTCACCGTCGCCGCCGGGTTCGAGGCGGGCCGACGGCTGCTCGCCGGGTCGTCCTCGCCGAGCGACCGCCTCGACGCGGTCGTCGCCGCCAACGACCTGCTGGCCATCGGGGTGCTCCGCGCGGCCCGCGAGCTGGGGCTGGCCACCCCGCAGGACCTGGCGGTGACCGGCATGGACGACACCGAGCTGGGCCAGGTGTACCTGCCCCGCCTGACGAGCGTCTCCCTCGGCTCCGCGGAGCGGGGACGCACGGCGGCGCGGCTCGTGCTGGAGCTGGCCGACGACCCGGACACACCGGCGCAGCAGGTCGCCTTCGAGCCCGAGCTGATCGTCCGCGAGTCCACCGTGGATGGCGGTGGACGATGA
- a CDS encoding carbohydrate ABC transporter permease produces the protein MARSRRREAVALVMPSLVPILVLSVAPLVIGIALAFTDARLVRRPDYDFAGLENFLDLADNALFWDSLRIGLTWTVSVTVLQLAAAMGLALLLNSGMRLQGLTRVLALVPWAMPPVVVAIMWQMIYSANSGPLNALLGSLGLPGDTNWLGDFSTALPAVVLVGVWVGMPQTTVTLLAGLQQVPPELHEAAAVDGARAWRRFTAVTWPSLRPIVASITSLNFIWNFNSFALVYVLTEGGPGGRTMVPVLFVYLEAFKNREIGTAAAMGLVLVIVIVAVLALYLRSQFRHDTERGR, from the coding sequence ATGGCCCGGTCCCGGCGCCGCGAGGCGGTCGCGCTGGTGATGCCCTCGCTCGTCCCGATCCTGGTGCTGTCCGTGGCGCCGCTGGTGATCGGCATCGCGCTCGCCTTCACCGACGCCCGGCTGGTGCGCAGGCCCGACTACGACTTCGCCGGGCTGGAGAACTTCCTCGACCTGGCCGACAACGCGCTGTTCTGGGACTCGCTGCGGATCGGTCTCACCTGGACGGTGAGCGTCACCGTGCTCCAGCTCGCCGCCGCGATGGGCCTGGCGCTGCTGCTCAACTCCGGCATGCGCCTGCAGGGCCTGACCCGCGTGCTGGCCCTGGTGCCGTGGGCCATGCCGCCGGTGGTCGTGGCGATCATGTGGCAGATGATCTACTCGGCCAACAGCGGCCCGCTCAACGCGCTGCTGGGCAGCCTGGGACTGCCCGGTGACACCAACTGGCTCGGCGACTTCTCCACCGCGCTGCCCGCCGTGGTCCTGGTCGGCGTCTGGGTGGGGATGCCGCAGACGACGGTCACCCTGCTGGCCGGGTTGCAGCAGGTCCCGCCGGAGCTGCACGAGGCCGCGGCCGTGGACGGTGCGCGCGCCTGGCGCCGGTTCACCGCGGTCACCTGGCCGAGCCTGCGCCCGATCGTCGCCTCGATCACGTCGCTGAACTTCATCTGGAACTTCAACTCGTTCGCCCTGGTCTACGTGCTCACCGAAGGCGGGCCCGGCGGCCGGACGATGGTGCCGGTGCTGTTCGTCTACCTGGAGGCGTTCAAGAACCGCGAGATCGGCACCGCCGCCGCGATGGGGCTGGTGCTCGTCATCGTCATCGTCGCCGTGCTCGCCCTGTACCTGCGCTCGCAGTTCCGGCACGACACCGAGAGAGGTCGGTGA
- a CDS encoding carbohydrate ABC transporter permease: MRSLVRPAQYLALAVYLVFLGFPLVWLVSASVKSSGELNSLSVSLLPQEWHWDNYAQALERQGIVRSAFNSLVVALLSTALVIVIALPASYVLARVKGKVRMAGVAWILVSQVFPVVLIILPLFLVLRTLRLTDSLVGLTLVHMTYMLPFALWMLQGYVAAVPVELEEAGAVDGAGRLTVLRSIVFPLLTPGIIATAMFSFVSSWNEFFFALVLLQSPENYTLPITLKMFIGGEGKVALGPLAAGAVLAAIPSIVFFSLLRRKLTSGLMAGAVKR, from the coding sequence ATGCGTTCCCTCGTCCGCCCCGCGCAGTACCTGGCGCTCGCGGTCTACCTGGTGTTCCTCGGCTTCCCGCTGGTGTGGCTCGTCTCCGCCTCGGTGAAGTCCTCCGGCGAGCTCAACTCGCTGTCGGTGAGCCTGCTGCCGCAGGAGTGGCACTGGGACAACTACGCGCAGGCGCTGGAACGGCAGGGGATCGTCCGGTCCGCGTTCAACAGCCTCGTGGTGGCGCTGCTGTCGACGGCGCTGGTGATCGTGATCGCGCTGCCCGCGTCCTACGTGCTCGCCCGCGTCAAGGGCAAGGTCCGGATGGCGGGCGTGGCGTGGATCCTGGTCAGCCAGGTGTTCCCGGTCGTGCTCATCATCCTGCCGCTGTTCCTGGTCCTGCGCACGCTCCGGCTGACCGACAGCCTCGTCGGGCTGACGCTGGTGCACATGACCTACATGCTGCCGTTCGCCCTGTGGATGCTGCAGGGCTACGTGGCGGCGGTGCCGGTCGAGCTGGAGGAGGCCGGGGCGGTGGACGGCGCGGGCCGGCTGACCGTGCTGCGGTCGATCGTGTTCCCGCTGCTGACGCCCGGCATCATCGCGACCGCGATGTTCAGCTTCGTGTCGTCCTGGAACGAGTTCTTCTTCGCGCTGGTCCTGCTGCAGTCGCCGGAGAACTACACGTTGCCGATCACGCTGAAGATGTTCATCGGCGGCGAGGGCAAGGTCGCGCTCGGACCGCTCGCCGCGGGCGCGGTCCTCGCCGCGATCCCCAGCATCGTCTTCTTCTCCCTCCTGCGGCGCAAGCTCACCAGCGGCCTGATGGCCGGCGCGGTGAAGAGATGA
- a CDS encoding ABC transporter substrate-binding protein: protein MRSPRAWKGICLLLTGALLAGCGGSGDDGSGPVTLTFQSLSDQPAAIAATNAIVDSWNETHPDVQVDVVPAGWDGIYDKLITQFNAGSAPDIVHYEAAGIAQFAADGYLADLTPHMSPQTREDIPPGVLDSVTVDGKVVAYPTELQTYVVFANKALLDRAGVPVPTGPTMSWTQLREIARAATKDGVHGLSWGLSSPTSTFVAMAPAFGGQYFRGRGEDAELSIGPGEMALPELVRAMAYEDRSILPVTLTQSGSKALAPFYAGQVAMTVQGSYQAANIAKDAPEGFEWIALPPLAGSVGPAQAANPQTLSVNADSEHVAEAAEFLEYFTSTENLVKLNAADALIPATTSAREALAEELGTQNGWDVILASGEHVTSAPYLFVSKYAQWKDTVATPAYQRFLAGEIDADGLARELRDGWQSTND, encoded by the coding sequence ATGAGGTCACCACGCGCGTGGAAAGGGATCTGCCTGCTGCTCACCGGCGCGCTGCTCGCCGGGTGCGGCGGCAGCGGCGACGACGGCTCCGGCCCGGTCACGCTCACCTTCCAGTCCTTGTCCGACCAGCCGGCCGCGATCGCAGCCACCAACGCGATCGTCGACTCCTGGAACGAGACCCACCCGGACGTCCAGGTCGACGTGGTGCCGGCGGGCTGGGACGGCATCTACGACAAGCTCATCACCCAGTTCAACGCCGGCAGCGCCCCGGACATCGTGCACTACGAGGCCGCCGGCATCGCCCAGTTCGCGGCGGACGGCTACCTCGCCGACCTCACGCCCCACATGTCGCCGCAGACGCGCGAGGACATCCCGCCGGGCGTGCTCGACTCGGTCACGGTCGACGGGAAGGTCGTCGCCTACCCGACCGAGCTGCAGACGTACGTGGTGTTCGCCAACAAGGCCCTGCTGGACCGGGCGGGCGTGCCCGTCCCGACCGGGCCGACGATGTCGTGGACCCAGCTGCGCGAGATCGCCCGGGCCGCCACGAAGGACGGCGTGCACGGCCTGAGCTGGGGGTTGTCGAGCCCGACCTCGACGTTCGTGGCGATGGCGCCCGCGTTCGGCGGGCAGTACTTCCGCGGGCGTGGTGAGGACGCCGAGCTGAGCATCGGCCCGGGCGAGATGGCGCTGCCGGAACTGGTCCGCGCGATGGCCTACGAGGACCGCTCGATCCTCCCGGTGACGCTGACCCAGTCCGGGTCGAAGGCGCTGGCTCCCTTCTACGCGGGGCAGGTCGCGATGACCGTGCAGGGCTCGTACCAGGCGGCGAACATCGCGAAGGACGCCCCCGAGGGCTTCGAGTGGATCGCGCTGCCGCCGCTGGCCGGGTCGGTGGGGCCCGCCCAGGCGGCGAACCCGCAGACGCTGTCGGTGAACGCCGACTCCGAGCACGTCGCGGAGGCGGCCGAGTTCCTGGAGTACTTCACCAGCACGGAGAACCTGGTGAAGCTCAACGCCGCCGACGCGCTCATCCCGGCGACGACGTCGGCGCGGGAGGCGCTGGCGGAGGAGCTCGGCACCCAGAACGGCTGGGACGTGATCCTGGCCTCCGGCGAGCACGTGACCTCGGCGCCGTACCTGTTCGTCAGCAAGTACGCGCAGTGGAAGGACACCGTCGCCACGCCCGCCTACCAACGCTTCCTCGCCGGGGAGATCGACGCCGACGGCCTGGCGCGGGAGCTGCGGGACGGCTGGCAGAGCACCAACGACTAG